One genomic segment of uncultured Desulfobacter sp. includes these proteins:
- a CDS encoding FAD-dependent oxidoreductase, translating into MTSSFQAIVVGAGPAGSSAALAMARAGLDVALLERGNFPGEKNMFGGLLHRMPSLEEYLPNFWRKAPIERHVNKKSLTFMTADSMVNLQLESGNFDRAPYNGYTVLRPKFDNWLAQQAVDAGVTLITRAMVDDVIMEQGQVTGVTLLGRTGKLCAPLVIAADGVLSFIAAKAGLRAPAFKPDQMAVGVKALYDLPKQVIDDRFGLTRDQGCANEFVGCTAGVRGGGCLYTNYDSVSLGLVVHIGSLQKSGKTPYDLLNDFLAHPHMSKLLKGGRLMEYSAHVIPEGGYEMVPQLAGNGILVAGDAAAFCNVTGLHLEGVNLASHSGILAAQMAIEAHKTRDFSAQGLQHYIKLLDNSFVLKDLKKFKRAPKMLHNDRIFNDYPELACRLMESVYRIDGAPKKGFGKLALDAVKKTCGVKNIARDIFTAWRAL; encoded by the coding sequence ATGACAAGTTCATTCCAAGCCATTGTGGTTGGGGCAGGACCTGCCGGTTCTTCGGCTGCCCTGGCCATGGCCCGGGCCGGACTTGATGTCGCGCTTTTGGAGCGGGGCAATTTCCCTGGTGAAAAAAATATGTTCGGCGGCCTGCTGCATCGTATGCCCTCCCTTGAAGAATATCTCCCCAACTTTTGGCGCAAGGCCCCCATTGAACGCCACGTCAACAAAAAGAGCCTGACGTTCATGACAGCGGATTCAATGGTGAATCTGCAGCTGGAGTCCGGCAATTTTGACCGGGCGCCATATAACGGGTATACCGTGCTGCGTCCCAAATTTGATAACTGGCTGGCCCAGCAGGCGGTGGACGCAGGAGTGACCCTGATCACCCGGGCCATGGTGGATGATGTGATTATGGAACAGGGGCAGGTGACAGGCGTAACCTTGCTGGGGCGGACCGGTAAACTATGTGCCCCCTTGGTCATTGCCGCAGATGGGGTGCTTTCATTTATCGCCGCAAAAGCCGGGCTCAGGGCACCGGCCTTCAAGCCGGATCAGATGGCTGTGGGTGTAAAGGCGCTGTACGATTTGCCCAAGCAGGTCATTGATGACCGCTTTGGCCTCACCCGGGATCAGGGCTGTGCAAATGAGTTTGTGGGCTGCACTGCAGGCGTGCGGGGGGGCGGCTGTCTCTACACCAACTATGATAGTGTCTCTTTGGGTCTTGTGGTGCATATCGGCAGTCTGCAAAAGAGTGGTAAAACCCCTTATGACCTTTTAAATGATTTTCTGGCCCATCCGCATATGAGCAAGTTGCTCAAAGGCGGACGGCTCATGGAGTATTCCGCCCATGTCATCCCGGAAGGGGGGTATGAGATGGTGCCCCAACTTGCGGGAAATGGGATTCTTGTGGCAGGTGATGCGGCGGCCTTTTGTAATGTAACCGGCCTGCATTTAGAGGGTGTCAATCTTGCCTCCCACTCCGGCATACTTGCGGCACAAATGGCGATAGAGGCCCACAAGACCCGGGACTTTAGCGCGCAGGGGCTGCAACATTATATCAAGTTGCTTGATAATAGTTTTGTTCTGAAGGATCTAAAAAAGTTCAAACGCGCGCCCAAAATGCTTCATAATGACAGAATTTTTAATGACTATCCAGAACTTGCCTGCCGGCTGATGGAAAGCGTCTATCGCATTGATGGCGCGCCCAAAAAAGGATTTGGCAAGCTTGCCCTTGATGCCGTTAAGAAGACATGCGGTGTGAAAAATATTGCCCGGGATATTTTTACCGCCTGGAGAGCCCTATGA
- the mftA gene encoding variant-type mycofactocin precursor, with protein MENLTPQEKTTKEHVAPIDCQTEENTQDVPCILDEIRIEELAIDGICGVY; from the coding sequence ATGGAAAACCTTACACCCCAGGAAAAGACAACTAAAGAACACGTTGCACCCATTGATTGCCAAACAGAGGAGAACACCCAGGACGTGCCGTGCATCCTCGATGAAATCAGAATTGAAGAACTGGCCATCGACGGGATCTGCGGGGTCTACTGA
- the mftC gene encoding mycofactocin radical SAM maturase (MftC is a radical SAM/SPASM enzyme that catalyzes the first two steps in biosynthesis of the electron carrier mycofactocin from the terminal Val-Tyr dipeptide of the precursor peptide MftA.), giving the protein MSNRYVEQGLTAPVNLTWEVTQRCNLRCKHCLSASGRPAENELSTQEAFDLVDQLSAASVFQINFGGGEPFIRPDFYKILAKCHEKNIMTCISTNGLLLDEKSVGQLAQNHEMVAVQVSIDGASPATCDAIRGSGTFEAALEAVKLLAATPIATSINTVLTAQNADEIPALHALAESMGVSFRASRFRPSGRGIENWEALRPTARQLVAFSQWLADSPGVRTGDSFFSLTPQERQGLGLNLCGAAKLTCCVGPTGDIFPCAFLQSDPFYAGSLRKSSFLDIWDNADIFHSFRGLRIHSCEDCKRFDQCHGGCPAVAYHLKNEIDGGDPECLERCVSSIADATPGV; this is encoded by the coding sequence ATGAGCAATAGATATGTAGAGCAGGGGCTCACAGCCCCTGTCAATCTGACCTGGGAAGTGACCCAGCGGTGCAACCTTCGCTGCAAACACTGCCTTTCGGCCTCCGGCCGCCCTGCTGAAAATGAATTGTCCACCCAGGAGGCCTTTGATCTGGTGGACCAGCTGAGTGCGGCCAGTGTCTTTCAGATTAATTTTGGTGGTGGAGAACCCTTCATCAGACCCGATTTTTATAAAATTTTGGCTAAATGTCATGAAAAAAATATCATGACCTGTATCTCCACCAACGGCCTGCTGCTTGATGAAAAAAGTGTCGGGCAACTGGCACAAAACCATGAGATGGTTGCCGTCCAGGTCAGCATTGACGGTGCCAGCCCTGCCACCTGTGATGCCATACGAGGCAGCGGAACCTTTGAGGCGGCGCTTGAAGCCGTCAAACTGCTGGCGGCAACACCCATCGCCACCAGTATCAATACGGTGCTCACCGCCCAGAATGCGGATGAAATTCCTGCTTTGCACGCCCTGGCAGAATCCATGGGCGTGTCGTTTCGGGCCAGTCGGTTTCGTCCATCCGGGCGGGGCATCGAAAACTGGGAAGCACTGCGTCCCACAGCCCGTCAGCTTGTCGCCTTTTCACAATGGCTTGCCGACAGCCCCGGTGTGCGCACCGGCGATAGTTTTTTTTCCCTGACCCCTCAGGAGCGGCAGGGATTGGGTTTAAACCTGTGCGGGGCGGCCAAACTCACCTGTTGTGTTGGCCCCACAGGGGACATTTTTCCCTGTGCCTTTCTCCAAAGTGATCCCTTTTATGCAGGCTCTCTGAGAAAGTCTTCCTTTCTTGATATCTGGGATAATGCTGACATTTTTCATTCCTTCCGCGGTCTTCGGATCCACTCCTGTGAGGATTGCAAGCGATTTGACCAGTGTCACGGCGGATGCCCGGCTGTTGCCTACCATCTGAAAAATGAGATAGACGGCGGCGACCCGGAATGCCTTGAACGGTGTGTGTCATCCATTGCCGATGCAACCCCTGGCGTATGA
- the mftB gene encoding mycofactocin biosynthesis chaperone MftB (MftB, a small protein, is a peptide chaperone that assists the radical SAM enzyme MftC in performing two modifications to the C-terminal Val-Tyr dipeptide of the mycofactocin precursor peptide, MftA. MftB's role is analogous to the role of PqqD in the biosynthesis of PQQ, a cofactor that derives entirely from a Tyr and a Glu in the precursor PqqA.), giving the protein MGEPAFVLRPTSQVREEQFGLLFYSSLGPKLLFAETGAVLTRDFFRTDRVQREVLASLSAAEKKIILTFLRQLVEKGFVYEQ; this is encoded by the coding sequence ATGGGGGAACCTGCCTTTGTGTTACGCCCGACCAGCCAGGTCCGAGAAGAGCAGTTTGGTCTGCTTTTTTACAGCTCCCTTGGGCCAAAACTTCTTTTTGCTGAAACCGGCGCTGTTTTGACCCGCGACTTTTTCCGTACGGATCGTGTTCAAAGAGAGGTGCTGGCATCGTTGTCTGCTGCTGAAAAAAAAATTATTCTGACTTTTCTCAGACAACTTGTGGAAAAGGGGTTTGTGTATGAGCAATAG
- a CDS encoding radical SAM protein: protein MNPEKSIDRLTQYGVVPANRLIIAITRHCNLKCNHCWLTSGPKSSLKHVDATRLKETISLWVDAGVQTLCLSGGEPLTHPQWQEILTHCAQFPTIYHLRLQTNGTLLTSKIVDDLTDPVFANLHLQISVDGAQPATHDLVRGKGNFAKTMNGLQLLSQAGLGPRTTVSFTEMAHNFEELPQLFTMMEKLNIGRVVSGTLIQGGRALNSALRLPKPEQYATLIERFTHDDQLRATYERIGNTSCLEWYASRHEISEHHCAQCTESLYISEEGTLFPCGLLSVTKYGIQGVWNCSVEAIAAKAEAQWAGLNKLSRQRVDNIQACKACTGRLHCQSGCMARLARPADNFFEVEDRCRLRKQVYAYPEPVL, encoded by the coding sequence ATGAATCCGGAAAAATCGATTGACAGACTCACCCAATATGGGGTGGTTCCCGCAAACAGGCTGATCATTGCTATTACCCGCCACTGTAATTTAAAATGCAATCACTGCTGGTTGACGTCCGGCCCAAAGTCTTCTTTGAAACATGTGGACGCAACGCGCTTAAAAGAGACCATCTCCCTTTGGGTTGATGCCGGCGTGCAAACCCTTTGCCTTTCGGGCGGTGAACCGCTCACTCACCCCCAGTGGCAAGAGATCCTCACCCATTGTGCACAATTTCCAACGATCTACCATCTGCGCTTGCAGACCAATGGAACGTTGCTGACGTCAAAGATAGTGGACGACCTGACGGACCCTGTATTTGCCAATCTTCATCTGCAAATCAGTGTTGATGGTGCACAGCCTGCCACCCACGACCTTGTCAGGGGTAAAGGAAACTTTGCAAAAACCATGAATGGCCTGCAACTGCTTTCACAGGCAGGCCTGGGACCACGCACAACGGTCTCGTTTACGGAGATGGCGCATAATTTCGAGGAACTGCCACAATTATTTACCATGATGGAAAAACTGAACATCGGTCGTGTGGTGAGCGGCACCCTGATACAGGGGGGACGGGCATTGAACAGTGCGCTGCGCCTTCCTAAGCCCGAACAATATGCAACGCTGATAGAACGATTCACACATGATGACCAACTGCGTGCGACCTATGAAAGAATCGGTAACACGTCCTGCCTGGAATGGTACGCCTCCCGCCATGAAATCTCAGAACACCATTGCGCCCAATGCACGGAATCTCTTTATATTTCTGAGGAAGGGACTCTTTTTCCCTGCGGCCTTTTATCTGTTACAAAGTATGGCATCCAAGGGGTGTGGAACTGTTCTGTGGAAGCTATTGCGGCAAAAGCTGAGGCCCAATGGGCAGGGCTCAACAAGTTGAGCAGACAACGCGTTGACAATATTCAAGCCTGTAAGGCTTGCACAGGACGTCTGCATTGTCAAAGCGGCTGTATGGCAAGGCTTGCACGCCCAGCCGATAATTTTTTTGAGGTGGAAGACCGGTGTCGACTTAGAAAGCAGGTCTACGCATATCCGGAGCCAGTCCTATAA
- a CDS encoding 4Fe-4S dicluster domain-containing protein produces the protein MTQMNIDEILDYTSFTIDREPHIIVDQTVCATCTNRACTTACPAGCYSWSPSDQRLSFVYDACLECGTCYIVCEKKAFIRWRYPRGGFGVSYRMT, from the coding sequence ATGACCCAGATGAATATCGATGAGATTTTAGATTATACCAGCTTCACCATTGATCGCGAACCCCATATCATTGTGGACCAAACGGTGTGTGCAACGTGCACCAACCGCGCCTGCACCACGGCCTGCCCGGCCGGATGCTACAGCTGGTCCCCAAGTGATCAAAGGCTCAGTTTTGTCTACGACGCCTGTCTGGAGTGCGGTACGTGTTACATTGTGTGTGAGAAAAAGGCTTTTATCCGGTGGCGCTATCCCCGGGGCGGTTTTGGCGTATCCTACAGAATGACCTGA
- a CDS encoding alcohol dehydrogenase catalytic domain-containing protein: MKIKGAVLREPGMKYSIETLELDPPKENEVLIKYTHTGYCHSDLHMLKGEVPVKMPLVAGHEGAGIVEAVGPGVTSVQKGDHVGVTWMVPCGHCPNCRRGKGNICTTSFNYFLEGFLLDGTARMRDANGGVVRHGNFVSCFSTHSVVPERAVIPMPKEFPLEQAALMGCCVPTGWGSVFNTAAFSPGAPVAVYCLGGVGLNVLRAAAMRHANPLIAVDIEGSKRELAMEFGATHFIDSSKEDPVPAIQLLTGGVKMDDGTIMGGGAEYVFEVKGDPGAIIQAYWSTSIGGELIVIGVSPHDQTTNLPLMLLPLHQKTIKGNLYGSISTHDDIPRLVKMAMQHDLKLDKLITERFKLEDINDVAEAMDKRQIKGRWVCEID, encoded by the coding sequence ATGAAAATCAAAGGTGCTGTTTTACGGGAACCCGGTATGAAATATTCCATCGAGACTTTGGAGCTGGATCCACCCAAAGAAAACGAAGTGTTGATCAAGTATACCCATACCGGATACTGTCATTCTGATTTGCATATGTTGAAAGGTGAAGTCCCCGTGAAAATGCCTTTGGTTGCAGGTCATGAAGGTGCGGGTATTGTTGAAGCCGTCGGACCGGGCGTCACCTCTGTACAAAAGGGTGATCATGTCGGTGTCACCTGGATGGTCCCTTGTGGTCATTGCCCCAATTGTCGCAGGGGCAAAGGCAATATTTGTACCACCAGTTTTAATTATTTCCTGGAAGGTTTCCTGCTTGACGGCACCGCACGCATGAGGGATGCCAATGGCGGTGTGGTCCGGCATGGTAACTTTGTCTCCTGTTTTTCAACGCACTCGGTGGTTCCCGAGCGGGCGGTCATTCCCATGCCCAAAGAATTTCCCCTGGAGCAGGCCGCATTGATGGGATGTTGTGTGCCCACCGGCTGGGGGTCTGTTTTCAATACCGCAGCCTTTTCTCCTGGAGCCCCTGTGGCGGTTTACTGCCTTGGCGGTGTTGGACTCAATGTCCTGCGCGCAGCTGCCATGCGTCATGCCAACCCATTGATCGCCGTTGATATTGAAGGCAGTAAGCGGGAACTTGCCATGGAATTTGGGGCCACCCATTTTATCGACAGTTCCAAAGAAGATCCGGTTCCGGCCATTCAGCTGCTCACCGGTGGTGTGAAAATGGATGACGGCACCATCATGGGCGGCGGTGCGGAGTACGTGTTTGAGGTAAAAGGCGATCCCGGCGCAATCATCCAGGCCTACTGGTCCACAAGTATCGGCGGTGAGCTGATTGTAATAGGTGTCTCACCCCACGACCAGACAACCAATCTGCCCCTGATGCTGCTGCCGCTGCACCAGAAAACCATCAAGGGAAATCTTTATGGGTCCATTTCCACCCATGATGATATTCCCCGTTTGGTCAAAATGGCCATGCAGCATGATCTCAAGCTGGACAAGTTGATCACCGAAAGATTTAAACTGGAAGACATTAATGATGTGGCCGAGGCCATGGACAAACGGCAGATCAAGGGCCGCTGGGTCTGTGAAATTGATTAG
- a CDS encoding electron transfer flavoprotein subunit alpha/FixB family protein, translated as MGCNDLLLVTELPEGVPDRTGQGLLAYGARLSKILDSNLRALVFSPLLPQAQQVFADYGIPGVTILKDAEQSLDTPQRLGISIARFAAEKKGGIIAFAHNDLGCTLAPLIAAQLDAAIVTEVNAVHPSDQGVHLSCGVMGKQIDETRIWQPNGFLVITVPVRSLSPVNLSTDGSTPLQIDEYTAPANTGDLTGPPQNGSVIVERIPSDPQTVDLTDAEVIFCAGKGCKKTDFKQLSELCRLLGTSLGVTRPVYDLGWVDFDRMIGQTGRRVKPRLYISFGVSGSMHHVGGIQDAEHIVAIDNDAKAPIFPNADQGFVVDVQELLPQLLEKVRTAMGENK; from the coding sequence ATGGGATGCAATGATCTGCTTCTTGTGACCGAACTGCCCGAAGGGGTGCCTGACAGGACGGGGCAAGGGCTTCTGGCCTATGGCGCGCGTTTATCAAAAATACTTGATTCCAACCTTCGTGCGCTTGTTTTTTCTCCACTTCTGCCCCAGGCCCAACAGGTGTTTGCCGACTATGGTATCCCTGGGGTGACGATACTCAAAGATGCCGAACAGTCTCTTGATACCCCCCAGAGACTGGGCATATCCATTGCCCGGTTTGCTGCTGAAAAAAAGGGGGGCATTATTGCCTTTGCCCACAACGATCTTGGATGTACCCTGGCGCCTTTGATTGCCGCACAGCTTGATGCGGCCATCGTCACTGAGGTGAATGCGGTTCACCCCAGTGATCAGGGCGTGCATCTAAGTTGCGGAGTGATGGGCAAGCAAATTGACGAAACACGAATCTGGCAGCCAAACGGCTTTTTGGTCATCACCGTGCCGGTCAGATCCCTAAGCCCGGTCAATCTGTCCACGGATGGTTCAACGCCTTTGCAAATAGATGAATACACCGCACCGGCCAACACGGGTGACCTGACAGGACCACCCCAAAATGGTTCTGTCATTGTGGAAAGAATCCCCTCGGATCCCCAGACAGTTGATTTAACTGACGCCGAGGTGATCTTTTGTGCCGGCAAAGGGTGTAAGAAAACCGACTTTAAGCAACTTTCTGAGTTGTGCCGGCTGCTTGGCACATCCCTTGGGGTGACCCGGCCCGTGTATGATCTGGGCTGGGTCGATTTTGACAGAATGATCGGCCAGACAGGCAGGCGTGTTAAGCCAAGACTCTATATCAGTTTTGGGGTCTCCGGCTCCATGCACCATGTGGGAGGCATCCAGGACGCTGAGCACATCGTTGCCATCGATAATGATGCCAAAGCGCCCATCTTTCCCAATGCCGACCAGGGTTTTGTTGTTGATGTGCAGGAACTTTTGCCGCAACTGCTTGAGAAAGTGCGCACCGCCATGGGGGAAAATAAATGA
- a CDS encoding mycofactocin system FadH/OYE family oxidoreductase 2, with product MATFNKLFSPITLGNIEVKNRISFQPHLTNFAVNNLPSERQMYYWGERARGGAGLIITEEMSVHPTDMAYEKLIDVYDPQVIDGFQKITDHVHQYDCRIFAQINHNGQQCDGSNSRLPVWAPSPMPDVLFRETPKEMEPEDIDEVARYFAQSARHVREGGFDGLEIQFGHSSMARQFLSPLTNFRQDEFGGSLENRMRAPLMFVEAVRRAVGKDFTIGIRMCGDEMIPGGLNLADVQEIGVLFEQSGLIDFMDLSIATFYNLYLVEGTMHMPLGYTIPLAAGMREKVNMPVFCTGRINDPVMAERVLEAGQADMIGMCRGLICDPFLPRKAQTGRLDDIRHCIADNQGCIGRIGMNKTLGCIQNPCVGREKQMGGEIYTTPAAVKKKVMIAGGGPAGMWAAKTAARRGHDVTLYERQDRVGGQINIAVKGAGRDEVGVIVRNEKGQLEKAGVRLCLGVTVTPELVAAEQPDAVIVATGSVPKEHPVGGSDGPAVFNVWQVLNEEAELGENICFIDYDGDHRATATAELLADQGKKVHMITSSLFIGAELGPTQDLYLTRQRLLQKGVTFTPDIAVMEIGGEKGEKIVKGFNVYSNEWQQWGPYDTLVLAMGQQVDDGLYQSLKGTVAELHRIGDCVAPRKLDMAIWEGHKIGREL from the coding sequence ATGGCAACTTTTAACAAGCTGTTTTCCCCCATTACCCTGGGCAATATTGAAGTTAAAAATCGGATCTCTTTTCAACCCCATTTGACCAACTTCGCGGTCAACAACCTGCCCAGCGAGCGTCAGATGTACTATTGGGGGGAACGGGCCAGGGGCGGTGCCGGGCTGATCATCACCGAGGAGATGAGCGTCCATCCCACGGATATGGCATATGAAAAGCTCATAGATGTCTATGACCCCCAGGTAATAGACGGGTTTCAAAAAATTACCGATCACGTTCATCAGTATGATTGCCGCATCTTTGCCCAGATCAACCACAATGGCCAGCAATGTGACGGGTCCAACTCCAGGCTTCCGGTCTGGGCGCCCAGCCCCATGCCCGATGTACTCTTCAGGGAGACGCCCAAGGAGATGGAGCCCGAAGATATTGATGAGGTTGCCCGATATTTTGCCCAAAGCGCCCGCCACGTACGGGAGGGGGGCTTTGACGGGTTGGAAATTCAGTTCGGCCACTCCAGCATGGCCCGGCAGTTTCTCTCCCCGCTGACCAATTTCAGGCAGGATGAGTTTGGCGGCAGCCTGGAGAACCGTATGCGGGCACCGCTGATGTTTGTTGAGGCGGTTCGCCGGGCCGTGGGCAAAGATTTCACCATTGGGATCCGGATGTGCGGTGATGAAATGATCCCCGGCGGTTTGAACCTGGCCGATGTCCAGGAGATCGGCGTGCTTTTTGAGCAAAGCGGACTCATTGATTTTATGGATCTCTCCATTGCCACCTTCTATAATCTCTATTTGGTGGAAGGCACCATGCACATGCCCCTGGGCTATACCATCCCCCTGGCTGCGGGCATGCGCGAGAAGGTGAACATGCCGGTGTTCTGCACCGGGCGCATCAATGATCCGGTGATGGCCGAACGGGTGCTGGAGGCCGGACAAGCCGATATGATCGGCATGTGCCGCGGTCTTATTTGTGATCCTTTTTTACCGCGAAAGGCCCAAACCGGCAGGCTTGATGATATCCGGCACTGCATTGCCGACAACCAAGGCTGCATCGGCCGTATCGGCATGAATAAGACCCTGGGCTGTATACAAAATCCCTGCGTGGGCCGGGAAAAACAGATGGGGGGAGAAATCTATACCACGCCTGCGGCGGTGAAAAAGAAGGTGATGATCGCAGGCGGTGGCCCGGCCGGTATGTGGGCGGCTAAGACGGCGGCCAGGCGTGGGCATGACGTGACCCTGTACGAGCGGCAGGATCGTGTGGGCGGCCAGATCAACATAGCCGTGAAGGGCGCAGGTCGGGATGAAGTCGGTGTGATTGTCCGCAATGAAAAGGGGCAGTTGGAAAAGGCCGGCGTGAGGCTTTGCCTGGGCGTTACCGTAACACCGGAGCTTGTGGCCGCAGAACAACCCGATGCGGTGATCGTGGCCACCGGCAGCGTGCCCAAGGAACATCCGGTGGGGGGCTCTGACGGCCCGGCGGTCTTCAATGTCTGGCAGGTGCTCAATGAAGAGGCTGAGCTTGGCGAGAATATCTGTTTCATCGACTATGATGGCGATCACCGGGCAACCGCCACCGCGGAGCTTCTGGCGGACCAGGGCAAGAAGGTGCATATGATCACCTCAAGTCTGTTCATTGGCGCGGAACTGGGGCCGACCCAGGATTTGTACCTGACCCGTCAGCGGTTGTTGCAAAAAGGCGTCACCTTTACCCCCGACATTGCGGTCATGGAGATTGGCGGAGAAAAGGGGGAAAAGATCGTCAAAGGATTCAATGTCTATTCCAATGAGTGGCAGCAGTGGGGTCCCTATGATACCCTGGTGCTTGCCATGGGCCAGCAGGTCGATGATGGACTTTACCAGTCATTGAAAGGGACGGTTGCCGAGCTGCATAGGATCGGGGACTGCGTGGCACCCCGCAAGCTTGATATGGCCATCTGGGAAGGACATAAGATTGGAAGAGAGTTGTGA
- a CDS encoding alcohol dehydrogenase catalytic domain-containing protein codes for MKIKGAVLREPGMKYSIETLELDPPKENEVLIKYTHTGYCHSDLHLLKGEIPIKMPLVAGHEGAGIVEAVGPGVTSVQKGDHVGVTWMVPCGHCPNCRRGKGNICTTSFSYFLEGMLLDGTSRIRDAKGDMVRHGNFVSCFSTHSVVPERAVIPMPKEFPLEQAALMGCCVPTGWGSVFNTAAFSPGSPVAVYCLGGVGLNVLRAAALRHANPLIAVDIEGSKRELAMEFGATHFIDSSKEDPVPAIQLLTGGVKMDDGTIMGGGAEYVFEAKGDPGAIIQAYWSTSIGGELIILGITPHDQTTDLPLMLLPLHQKTIKGNLYGAISTHDDIPRLVKMAMNHDLKLDKLITGRFKLEDINDVAEAMDKRQIKGRWVCDID; via the coding sequence ATGAAGATCAAAGGCGCTGTTTTACGGGAGCCCGGTATGAAATATTCCATCGAGACTTTGGAACTGGATCCGCCCAAGGAGAATGAGGTGCTGATCAAGTACACCCATACCGGGTACTGTCACTCTGATTTGCATTTATTGAAAGGCGAAATTCCCATCAAGATGCCTTTGGTTGCAGGGCACGAAGGCGCGGGTATTGTTGAAGCCGTCGGACCGGGCGTCACCTCTGTACAAAAGGGTGATCATGTCGGCGTCACCTGGATGGTGCCTTGTGGTCATTGCCCCAATTGTCGCAGGGGCAAGGGCAATATCTGCACCACCAGTTTTAGTTACTTTCTGGAGGGCATGTTACTCGACGGAACCTCACGCATAAGGGATGCCAAGGGAGATATGGTCCGGCATGGTAATTTTGTCTCCTGTTTTTCAACGCACTCGGTGGTTCCTGAGCGGGCGGTCATTCCCATGCCCAAAGAATTTCCCTTGGAGCAGGCCGCACTGATGGGGTGTTGTGTACCCACCGGCTGGGGTTCGGTGTTTAATACCGCAGCTTTTTCTCCCGGCTCTCCTGTGGCGGTTTACTGCCTTGGTGGTGTGGGCCTCAATGTTTTGCGGGCAGCGGCTCTGCGTCATGCCAATCCATTGATCGCCGTTGATATTGAGGGCAGTAAGCGGGAACTTGCCATGGAATTTGGGGCCACCCATTTTATTGACAGCTCCAAAGAAGATCCGGTACCGGCCATTCAGCTGCTCACCGGTGGTGTGAAAATGGATGACGGCACCATCATGGGCGGCGGTGCAGAGTATGTGTTTGAGGCAAAAGGCGATCCCGGCGCAATCATCCAGGCCTATTGGTCCACAAGTATTGGCGGAGAGCTGATTATTTTGGGCATCACACCCCATGACCAGACAACCGATTTGCCCCTGATGCTGCTGCCGTTGCACCAGAAAACCATCAAGGGAAATCTCTATGGTGCCATTTCCACTCATGATGATATTCCCCGTTTGGTCAAAATGGCCATGAACCATGATCTTAAGCTGGACAAATTGATCACGGGCAGATTTAAATTGGAAGATATCAATGATGTGGCCGAGGCTATGGACAAACGCCAGATTAAAGGCCGCTGGGTTTGTGACATTGATTAG